Proteins from a single region of Streptococcus mitis:
- a CDS encoding ABC transporter ATP-binding protein, producing MSMLKVDNLSVHYGMIQAVRDVSFEVNEGEVVSLIGANGAGKTTILRTLSGLVRPSSGKIEFLGQEIQKMPAQKIVAGGLSQVPEGRHVFPGLTVMENLEMGAFLKKNREENQANLKKVFSRFPRLEERKNQDAATLSGGEQQMLAMGRALMSTPKLLLLDEPSMGLAPIFIQEIFDIIQDIQKQGTTVLLIEQNANKALAISDRGYVLETGKIVLSGTGKELASSEEVRKAYLGG from the coding sequence ATGTCTATGTTAAAAGTTGATAATCTTTCTGTGCATTACGGTATGATCCAAGCAGTCCGTGATGTAAGCTTTGAAGTAAATGAAGGAGAAGTAGTTTCCCTTATCGGTGCCAATGGTGCAGGTAAGACAACCATTCTTCGTACCTTGTCTGGTCTAGTTAGACCAAGCTCAGGAAAAATTGAATTTTTAGGTCAAGAAATCCAAAAAATGCCAGCTCAGAAAATCGTGGCAGGTGGTCTTTCACAAGTACCAGAAGGACGCCACGTCTTCCCTGGCTTGACTGTTATGGAAAATCTAGAAATGGGAGCTTTCTTAAAGAAAAATCGTGAAGAAAATCAAGCTAACTTGAAGAAAGTTTTTTCACGTTTCCCACGTCTTGAAGAGCGCAAGAACCAAGATGCAGCCACTCTTTCAGGAGGGGAACAACAAATGCTTGCCATGGGACGAGCTCTTATGTCAACACCGAAACTTCTACTTTTAGATGAACCATCAATGGGACTTGCCCCAATCTTTATCCAAGAGATTTTTGATATCATTCAAGATATCCAGAAGCAAGGAACAACTGTTCTCTTGATTGAACAAAATGCCAATAAGGCACTCGCAATCTCTGACCGAGGTTATGTACTGGAAACAGGAAAAATCGTTCTATCAGGAACAGGAAAAGAACTCGCCTCATCAGAAGAAGTTAGAAAAGCATATCTAGGTGGCTAA
- a CDS encoding ABC transporter ATP-binding protein — MALLEVKQLTKHFGGLTAVGDVTLELNEGELVGLIGPNGAGKTTLFNLLTGVYEPSEGTVTLDGHLLNGKAPYKIASLGLGRTFQNIRLFKDLTVLDNVLIAFGNHHKQHVFASFLRLPAFYKSEKELKDKALELLKIFDLDGDAETLAKNLAYGQQRRLEIVRALATEPKILFLDEPAAGMNPQETAELTELIRRIKDEFKITIMLIEHDMNLVMEVTERIYVLEYGRLIAQGTPDEIKTNKRVIEAYLGGEA; from the coding sequence ATGGCATTACTTGAAGTAAAACAGTTAACCAAACATTTTGGCGGTCTAACAGCTGTTGGAGATGTGACTCTTGAATTGAACGAAGGGGAATTAGTTGGACTAATTGGTCCAAACGGAGCTGGGAAAACCACTCTTTTCAACCTCTTGACTGGTGTTTATGAACCAAGTGAGGGAACAGTTACCCTTGATGGTCACCTTTTAAATGGGAAGGCACCTTATAAGATTGCTTCTTTGGGACTTGGACGTACTTTCCAAAATATTCGTCTCTTTAAAGATTTAACCGTTTTGGACAATGTTTTGATTGCCTTTGGCAACCATCACAAGCAACATGTTTTTGCTAGTTTCTTACGCTTACCAGCTTTTTACAAGAGTGAAAAAGAATTAAAGGATAAGGCTTTGGAATTGTTGAAAATCTTTGATTTAGATGGTGATGCAGAGACTCTTGCTAAAAACCTCGCCTACGGACAACAACGTCGTTTGGAAATTGTTCGTGCCCTTGCTACGGAACCTAAAATTCTCTTTTTAGATGAACCAGCAGCAGGGATGAACCCACAGGAAACTGCTGAATTGACTGAGTTAATTCGTCGTATCAAAGATGAATTTAAGATTACCATCATGTTGATTGAACACGATATGAATCTGGTTATGGAAGTAACAGAACGTATCTACGTTCTTGAATATGGTCGTTTGATTGCTCAGGGAACTCCTGACGAAATTAAGACCAATAAACGTGTTATCGAAGCTTATCTAGGAGGTGAAGCCTAA
- a CDS encoding branched-chain amino acid ABC transporter permease — protein MKENLKVNILWLLLLLAGYGLISVLVSVGVLNLFYVQILQQIGINIILAVGLNLIVGFSGQFSLGHAGFMAIGAYAAAIIGSKSPTYGAFFGAMLVGALLSGAVALLVGIPTLRLKGDYLAVATLGVSEIIRIFIINGGSLTNGAAGILGIPNFTTWQMVYFFVVITTIATLNFLRSPIGRSTLSVREDEIAAESVGVNTTKIKIIAFVFGAITASIAGSLQAGFIGSVVPKDYTFINSINVLIIVVFGGLGSITGAIVSAIVLGILNMLLQDVASVRMIIYALALVLVMIFRPGGLLGTWELSLSRFFKKSKKEEQN, from the coding sequence ATGAAGGAAAATTTAAAAGTTAATATTCTATGGTTACTCCTTTTGTTAGCTGGTTATGGCTTGATTAGTGTACTGGTCTCAGTCGGTGTACTCAATCTATTCTATGTACAGATTTTACAACAAATTGGAATTAATATTATTCTGGCTGTTGGTCTCAACTTAATCGTTGGTTTTTCAGGACAATTTTCACTTGGGCATGCAGGTTTCATGGCAATTGGTGCCTATGCCGCTGCTATTATTGGTTCTAAATCACCAACCTATGGTGCCTTCTTTGGAGCCATGCTGGTAGGAGCTTTGCTTTCAGGAGCAGTTGCTTTACTTGTCGGAATTCCAACCTTGCGTTTGAAGGGAGACTATCTTGCAGTAGCGACTCTTGGTGTATCTGAAATTATCCGTATCTTTATCATCAATGGTGGAAGCCTTACAAATGGTGCGGCAGGTATCTTGGGAATTCCTAACTTTACAACTTGGCAAATGGTTTACTTTTTTGTCGTGATTACAACCATTGCAACCTTGAACTTCTTACGTAGTCCAATTGGTCGTTCAACTCTCTCTGTTCGTGAGGATGAAATCGCTGCTGAGTCAGTTGGGGTTAATACGACTAAAATTAAAATCATCGCCTTTGTCTTTGGTGCTATTACTGCAAGTATTGCAGGGTCACTTCAGGCAGGATTTATCGGTTCGGTTGTACCGAAAGATTACACTTTCATCAACTCAATCAACGTATTGATCATTGTTGTATTTGGTGGCCTTGGTTCCATTACAGGTGCCATTGTTTCGGCTATTGTTCTGGGGATTTTGAATATGCTTCTCCAAGATGTTGCTAGCGTCCGTATGATTATCTACGCTTTGGCCTTGGTATTGGTAATGATTTTCAGACCAGGTGGACTCCTTGGAACATGGGAATTGAGCCTATCACGTTTCTTTAAAAAATCTAAGAAGGAGGAACAAAACTAA